A genome region from Megalobrama amblycephala isolate DHTTF-2021 linkage group LG18, ASM1881202v1, whole genome shotgun sequence includes the following:
- the pou4f4 gene encoding brain-specific homeobox/POU domain protein 3-like yields MMSMNSKQPFSMHPILHEPKYTPLHSSSEAIRRACLPTPSLQGNIFAGFDETLLQRAEALAAVDIVAQKSHPFKPDATYHTMTTMTSMTCTPTSSTGHLHHPSVLTSHHHHPHHQPTQGLEGDLLDHLTPGISIGGMPGSDVCSTASHPHSHMSAINHMQHHHPQSMNMHHHSLGSHASLGGGGDSEPDPRELESFAERFKQRRIKLGVTQADVGSALANLKIPGVGCLSQSTICRFESLTLSHNNMVALKPILEAWLEEAERAQREKMAKPEIFNGGDKKRKRTSIAAPEKRSLEAYFAVQPRPSSEKIAAIAEKLDLKKNVVRVWFCNQRQKQKRMKFSATH; encoded by the exons ATGATGTCCATGAATAGCAAACAGCCGTTTAGTATGCATCCAATTTTGCACGAGCCTAAATACACACCTCTACATTCCAGCTCTGAAGCTATCCGGCGAGCATGTTTGCCCACGCCCTCG CTGCAGGGTAACATCTTTGCCGGCTTTGATGAGACTCTGCTCCAGAGAGCCGAGGCACTGGCGGCGGTGGACATCGTCGCTCAAAAGAGTCATCCGTTCAAGCCAGATGCCACCTACCACACCATGACCACCATGACGAGCATGACCTGCACGCCCACGTCCTCTACTGGGCACCTTCATCACCCGTCTGTGCTGACCTCTCACCACCATCATCCCCACCACCAGCCGACGCAGGGCCTGGAGGGCGACCTGCTCGACCACCTCACCCCCGGCATCTCTATCGGAGGCATGCCGGGCTCCGACGTTTGCTCCACCGCTTCCCACCCGCATTCACACATGTCAGCAATTAACCACATGCAGCATCACCACCCGCAAAGTATGAACATGCACCACCACAGCCTGGGCTCGCACGCCTCTCTGGGCGGCGGTGGAGACTCCGAGCCTGATCCCCGGGAGCTGGAGTCTTTCGCCGAGCGCTTCAAGCAGAGGCGGATCAAACTCGGGGTCACGCAGGCCGACGTGGGTTCGGCGCTAGCCAATCTTAAAATCCCCGGGGTAGGCTGCCTGAGCCAGAGTACTATCTGTCGTTTCGAGTCTCTTACTTTGTCCCACAATAACATGGTCGCCCTCAAGCCTATCCTGGAAGCGTGGTTAGAGGAGGCAGAACGGGCTCAGAGAGAGAAAATGGCCAAACCGGAAATTTTTAACGGCGGGGACAAAAAGAGAAAACGCACTTCGATCGCTGCTCCAGAGAAGCGATCGCTGGAGGCTTACTTTGCCGTCCAGCCAAGACCCTCGTCGGAGAAAATCGCTGCCATTGCCGAGAAACTGGACCTGAAAAAAAACGTGGTCCGCGTGTGGTTTTGTAATCAAAGGCAAAAGCAGAAACGGATGAAGTTTTCGGCTACGCACTAG